The Pochonia chlamydosporia 170 chromosome 1, whole genome shotgun sequence genome window below encodes:
- a CDS encoding HET domain-containing protein (similar to Metarhizium acridum CQMa 102 XP_007814889.1), which produces MRLLNTHTLVLEKFNGAEENIPPYAILSHTWDDTETTFEDLCATPTERLHHLPRFQKVKQSCVQARCDGYKYIWIDTCCIDKGSSAELSEAINSMFKWYQQSSICYAYLKDFEIPGGQSLEAQRHAQVTLLIGNKDFCSSRWFDRGWTLQELIAPRHVVFFDKNWIGFGSRDETLFTAICDRTRILPQVFTSRHCMCSSASTSGALSVLRSGKCKGCNARDNLPDILGSLNAAIIMNWATNRSTTRVEDMSYSLIGLFNVNLPLLYGEGDKAFMRLQAAILARNNDHSLLLWREKPERDEATFSRPGCLSRSPKGFEVAAPIVPQREYYDFDNEMVPRLAVGLADNMEPIELSETVLKLTLWLCPCKVGYPFGDRSNVEFDVQKDWALGILNCHSASDYLVRPAILVSHMGADLYRRIACDSIFLVNPRRVNGNPAAITLSVYNRTPNMEDPDSSWTAIHQVAMNECEQKRVKLLVRPSGPSLLRSSPRGIDHTASSIDAVCCVVNQPPRCRYSVTVSVIGGYPRIYSHDSSPSTVPMLRSFVKYSCNRGFGLIGGVHLFELSLSTLTSKVMMYIIWGLYHDEPGRHRHAQQNNVGVPWCRILRASHFAKDAGVPILERGVDDLRYQKQLHAWLVKRSADPFWNVDDTAGVRKQVIPDLSCDRQSGGDRILDLFPDAKMRLGLSARMNIVHGLGVTSNDIELSFLTPDCRGWQKQMFDGSPRDQEPA; this is translated from the coding sequence atgCGCCTTCTCAACACTCACACTCTCGTCCTCGAGAAATTCAACGGCGCAGAAGAAAACATACCCCCCTACGCAATCCTATCGCATACATGGGACGACACTGAAACCACATTTGAGGACTTGTGCGCCACACCAACTGagcgtcttcatcatctgccacGGTTCCAAAAGGTCAAACAGAGCTGTGTCCAAGCCAGATGCGACGGCTACAAATACATATGGATCGATACATGCTGCATTGACAAAGGGAGCAGTGCAGAGCTCTCCGAGGCAATCAACTCCATGTTCAAATGGTATCAGCAGTCTTCAATTTGTTACGCCTACCTCAAAGATTTCGAAATACCAGGAGGACAGTCACTGGAAGCCCAAAGACACGCGCAAGTCACACTACTTATTGGAAACAAAGACTTTTGCTCATCACGCTGGTTTGACCGTGGCTGGACTCTCCAGGAGCTGATAGCCCCGAGACATGTCGTCTTTTTTGACAAGAATTGGATTGGATTTGGGTCCAGAGATGAGACTCTCTTCACCGCCATATGCGATCGCACCAGAATATTACCTCAGGTCTTTACTAGTCGGCATTGTATGTGCTCATCGGCTTCGACTTCGGGCGCACTGTCGGTATTGCGGAGTGGGAAGTGCAAGGGGTGCAATGCCAGAGACAATCTTCCCGATATCCTGGGGTCGCTCAatgccgccatcatcatgaaCTGGGCGACAAACCGGTCCACTACACGAGTTGAGGACATGTCTTACTCACTGATTGGATTGTTCAACGTCAACCTACCATTACTCTACGGCGAAGGAGACAAGGCCTTCATGAGGCTTCAAgcagccattttggcacGGAATAACGATCACTCCCTTTTGCTTTGGAGGGAAAAGCCAGAAAGGGACGAAGCAACATTTAGTCGCCCCGGCTGCCTCTCGAGATCTCCCAAAGGATTCGAGGTTGCCGCCCCTATTGTGCCTCAACGAGAGTATTACGATTTCGATAATGAAATGGTTCCGAGGCTCGCAGTCGGGCTGGCTGACAACATGGAACCGATCGAGCTGTCAGAAACtgtgttgaagttgacccTTTGGTTGTGTCCATGCAAAGTGGGCTATCCGTTTGGCGATCGTTCTAACGTGGAGTTTGACGTCCAAAAAGACTGGGCGTTGGGGATTTTAAATTGTCATAGTGCTTCAGATTATCTCGTTCGACCAGCCATTCTCGTCTCCCATATGGGTGCCGACTTGTATCGTCGAATAGCCTGCGACTCAATCTTCTTGGTAAATCCTCGCAGGGTGAACGGGAATCCTGCTGCCATAACCCTTTCGGTTTATAATCGAACCCCGAACATGGAGGACCCCGATTCGAGCTGGACGGCCATCCATCAGGTCGCCATGAATGAGTGCGAGCAAAAACGCGTCAAGCTACTCGTGCGTCCTAGCGGTCCCAGTCTTCTTCGGTCTTCTCCCAGGGGGATAGATCATACGGCTTCGTCAATCGACGCCGTTTGCTGTGTGGTTAACCAGCCGCCTCGTTGCAGGTATAGCGTCACTGTTAGTGTAATAGGAGGGTATCCGAGAATATATTCTCATGATTCCTCTCCATCCACTGTACCAATGCTTCGAAGCTTTGTCAAATACAGCTGCAACCGGGGGTTTGGTCTAATAGGCGGTGTTCATCTATTCGAGCTTAGTTTGTCCACCCTGACATCTAAGGTCATGATGTACATCATCTGGGGTCTATATCACGACGAACCAGGCCGGCACCGCCATGCTCAGCAAAACAATGTTGGAGTGCCTTGGTGTCGAATTCTGCGGGCATCTCATTTCGCGAAAGACGCGGGTGTCCCTATCCTCGAACGGGGAGTAGACGATCTCCGGTACCAGAAGCAACTTCACGCGTGGCTGGTGAAACGAAGCGCGGATCCGTTTTGGAATGTTGATGATACCGCTGGCGTTCGGAAACAAGTAATACCTGATCTCAGTTGTGACAGGCAGTCTGGAGGCGACAGAATCTTGGACCTGTTTCCGGATGCAAAGATGCGCCTGGGCTTGAGTGCCCGCATGAATATTGTGCATGGCTTGGGCGTTACATCAAATGATATTGAGCTGAGCTTTCTGACACCTGATTGCAGAGGTTGGCAAAAGCAGATGTTTGACGGCAGCCCGAGGGACCAAGAACCGGCATAG
- a CDS encoding PAN domain-containing protein, giving the protein MATRRDAANNGSRGPTPQPPSKANTNSNSNTSGSNRSGSTGGKRPNNTSKSKGVAWADDKTASKQQQQQAQDQLTFYREGTPPPLDDDGYQQSSLSTGPHAAGTYTYDYSYDHVAPPAPIPQVTICGVRKRVFWIAIGVAILVVVIALGVGIGVGVGSKHSSTSNGDNATNSLSSASIHTVTPTSIAVEPTQTALLACPAANNTKYEVKSVKKTFLRVCGVDYVGSGGAVDLGVVWTASMQDCMNSCAGYTNCTGCSWGVIPGDGGSDHRCWLKSDLKSPTSVRSGWDFAILE; this is encoded by the exons ATGGCCACGCGAAGAGACGCAGCCAACAACGGCTCAAGAGGGCCAACTCCGCAGCCGCCGTCAAAGGCAAACACAAACTCAAACTCAAATACCTCGGGATCCAATCGATCAGGCTCCACGGGCGGGAAACGGCCAAACAATACGTCAAAGTCGAAAGGCGTCGCATGGGCAGACGACAAGACGGCATCaaaacaacagcaacagcaagctcAGGATCAATTGACCTTTTATCGCGAGGGAACACCGCCTCCTCTGGACGATGACGGTTATCAAcaaagcagcttgagcactGGCCCGCACGCAGCCGGTACTTACACATACGATTACAGCTACGACCACGTGGCTCCGCCCGCTCCGATTCCTCAAGTGACGATATGCGGCGTGCGAAAGCGTGTGTTTTGGATCGCTATCGGCGTAGCTATTCTTGTCGTCGTGATCGcgcttggtgttggcattggcgTGGGAGTGGGCTCGAAACATTCCTCAACATCGAACGGAGACAACGCCACAAATAGCCTCTCCAG CGCCTCCATCCATACAGTCACACCCACATCAATAGCGGTCGAACCCACGCAGACTGCACTGCTGGCGTGCCCTGCGGCGAACAATACCAAGTACGAAGTAAAATCGGTCAAGAAGACGTTTCTACGGGTATGTGGAGTCGACTATGTCGGGAGTGGAGGAGCAGTCGACTTGGGCGTTGTGTGGACAGCCAGTATGCAGGATTGCATGAACAGTTGCGCGGGTTATACCAACTGTACTGGCTGTAGCTGGGGTGTCATTCCTGGTGACGGAGGCAGCGACCATAGATGCTGGCTGAAGAGCGACTTGAAGTCTCCTACTTCTGTTCGGAGCGGGTGGGATTTTGCCATTTTAGAatga
- a CDS encoding acetyltransferase, GNAT family (similar to Metarhizium acridum CQMa 102 XP_007814891.1), which produces MGAYTPAPKVSVFTTPPEQLLDLLASQLPTSLTLLRRLQFALHRNFTTPDARIIFSSDIGQLQDASTTPKYFAVAYAEFSTGPDTQMVMYSSMEQGKVNEDEAPIHEEHIMNTVRELVRLRKEYAGKLVYGNSLLLGSLHSDVRAILIKHGRVTPRPSGDYDKWLFRMEDVPEPKETPDGMHWEKASLEDCRLVASRTDIPRPESLVQLPGLMLKLEDGTPVAWAFIGDYWSPQKYVHCC; this is translated from the exons ATGGGGGCTTACACTCCAGCCCCAAAAGTCAGCGTCTTCACCACTCCGCCAGAGCAGCTATTAGACCTCTTGGCTTCACAACTCCCCACGTCACTCACGCTTCTCCGTCGTCTCCAATTCGCCTTGCACCGGAACTTCACGACCCCCGACGCACGTatcatcttctcctctgATATTGGCCAACTCCAAGATGCATCCACAACGCCAAAGTACTTTGCTGTTGCGTATGCCGAGTTCTCCACCGGGCCGGATACACAAATGGTCATGTATTCGTCCATGGAGCAGGGCAAGGTGAATGAGGATGAGGCACCCATACATGAGGAGCATATCATGAATACCGTCCGGGAACTAGTGCGGCTACGGAAGGAATATGCCGGGAAGCTGGTTTACGGAAATAGTCTACTTCTCGGCAGCTTGCACTCGGATGTGCGTGCCATTTTGATTAAGCACGGACGAGTTACGCCGCGGCCGTCTGGGGATTATGACAAGTGGTTGTTTAGAATGGAGGATGTGCCTGAGCCGAAGGAGACTCCGGATGGTATGCACTGGGAGAAGGCGTCTTTGGAAGATTGCAGGCTTGTGGCGTCGAGGACGGATATTCCTAGGCC GGAATCGCTGGTTCAGCTTCCGGGTTTGATGCTGAAATTAGAAGACGGGACTCCTGTGGCATGGGCCTTCATTGGTGATTATTGGAGCCCTCAAAAATACGTGCATTGCTGCTAA
- a CDS encoding Concanavalin A-like lectins/glucanase (similar to Glarea lozoyensis ATCC 20868 XP_008078781.1), with translation MLLLSAVALLAGVSLTQGAPSATNTLVERTAQGTGTDNGYFYSFWADYSNVNYNNGPGGSYNVSWSNGGNFVAGKGWNPGSPRTITYSGTYAPSGNSYLSIYGWTKTPLIEYYIVENFGTYNPSTGATKKGQVTSDGSTYDIYETTRVNAPSIIGTATFQQYWSVRRDKRSSGSVTTGNHFNAWASLGMKLGSFDYQIVATEGYYSSGSASITVGQGGSSGDGGDGGNGGGNTNVSERDCFFRFRPWG, from the exons atgcttcttctctctgcTGTTGCACTCCTCGCCGGAGTATCTCTTACTCAGGGTGCTCCATCCGCAACAAACACTCTAGTCGAGCGAACAGCTCAAGGCACAGGCACGGATAACGGCTACTTCTACTCTTTCTGGGCGGACTACTCCAACGTCAACTACAACAACGGGCCAGGCGGATCATACAACGTCTCTTGGTCTAATGGAGGAAACTTTGTCGCGGGCAAAGGCTGGAATCCGGGAAGCCCAAG AACAATCACCTACTCCGGCACCTACGCCCCCTCAGGAAACAGCTACCTCTCCATCTACGGCTGGACCAAAACACCACTCATCGAGTACTACATCGTTGAAAACTTCGGCACCTACAACCCCTCCACTGGTGCCACCAAGAAAGGCCAAGTCACCAGCGACGGGTCTACCTACGACATCTACGAGACCACACGTGTGAACGCGCCGTCTATTATTGGGACAGCAACTTTCCAGCAGTACTGGTCTGTTCGCCGGGACAAACGGTCCAGTGGTAGCGTTACAACGGGCAACCACTTCAACGCATGGGCATCCTTGGGGATGAAGCTGGGCTCCTTCGACTACCAGATTGTCGCTACTGAGGGTTACTACAGCAGCGGGTCGGCATCCATTACTGTTGGGCAGGGCGGCTCGTCTGGTGATGGGGGCGATGGTGGGAACGGTGGTGGGAACACGAATGTAAGTGAGCGCGATTGTTTCTTTCGTTTCCGCCCATGGGGATAG
- a CDS encoding FAD monooxygenase (similar to Coccidioides immitis RS XP_001246387.1), with the protein MHAERDMTGDTPTVDVCIIGGGPTGLFTGLLLHRLGVSVCIIGELVNLPFNKTVNAKPSFPDGKPGPLELGRADALNARTQQYLEVAKLLEELLPIGLKCNTSSTFANGEFKSRQNTWWVGLEHTLHKNFLMIGQPVVENVLASRLQGLVRFGEQVVAVTEDDKGVETVTQSGFRIRSKYAVGSDGARSLVRKQIGASFSGTKPEMLWAVLDTFIETDFPICPEIITFQMNGQSRVSWIPRERGMCRFYVLLEGDVTEERAKESIQQHLAPHNVKFTKTEWYSTFDVKERIASTFVSKGGSGRIILAGDAAHVHSVNGGQGLNTGMSDAFNLAWRLAEVVKSSKLQPGAADKIIRSYDTERRSTARDVIDVAAALVRDTVHTAKQYVGTIEKNAGYITGMGVTYRESGSPLVQASEHGLWKAGNRCPDMVLKKSNGNETMLYTETTYGKYLILRIGDIHGGDFGFKDIATSYAIHPATGLHIENDKSNSSSGAENGEAEAHKVYTADWASKDDPFVVVVRPDMYVGFVGESLDSAKQYLSDLYIS; encoded by the exons atgCATGCGGAGAGAGATATGACTGGAGATACTCCAACCGTCGATGTTTGCATTATTGGTG GCGGACCAACTGGCCTCTTCACCGGGCTCTTGCTTCATCGGCTTGGAGTTTCTGTTTGTATCATAGGTGAGCTTGTCAATTTGCCATTTAACAAGACGGTCAACGCTAAACCATCCTTTCCAGATGGAAAACCAGGTCCTCTTGAGCTGGGCAGAGCCGACGCACTCAATGCGCGAACTCAACAATATTTAGAGGTAGCAAAACTGTTGGAGGAGCTCCTACCAATTGGCCTCAAATGCAATA CCAGCTCTACATTTGCAAATGGAGAGTTCAAGTCACGCCAAAATACGTGGTGGGTTGGTCTTGAACACACGCTGCACAAAAATTTTCTCATGATTGGGCAACCTGTTGTTGAGAACGTTCTTGCAAGCAGGTTGCAGGGACTTGTTCGTTTCGGGGAACAAGTCGTTGCTGTGACTGAAGATGACAAGGGCGTTGAAACCGTAACGCAGTCGGGCTTTAGGATTCGCAGCAAATACGCCGTGGGATCTGATGGCGCAAGGTCCTTGGTTCGCAAACAAATCGGCGCATCATTCTCTGGAACCAAGCCTGAAATGCTATGGGCCGTACTGGACACCTTCATTGAGACCGACTTTCCCATTTGCCCAGAGATTATTACGTTCCAGATGAATGGGCAATCTCGTGTTTCTTGGATTCCACGAGAACGCGGAATGTGCCGGTTCTATGTTCTTCTTGAAGGAGATGTTACAGAGGAACGAGCCAAAGAGTCTATCCAACAACACTTGGCCCCTCATAACGTCAAGTTCACCAAGACTGAGTGGTACAGTACATTTGATG TTAAAGAAAGGATTGCATCAACATTTGTGTCCAAAGGCGGATCCGGTCGCATCATTCTTGCAGGTGATGCAGCTCATGTCCATTCTGTAAATGGGGGGCAGGGACTCAACACGGGCATGTCAGATGCCTTCAATTTGGCCTGGCGTCTAGCAGAGGTCGTCAAGAGTTCCAAACTTCAACCAGGGGCAGCAGATAAAATTATTCGAAGTTATGATAcggaaagaagaagtacTGCTCGAGATGTCATTGACGTTGCGGCTGCTCTGGTCCGTGACACAGTTCACACAGCCAAGCAGTATGTGGGTACAATTGAAAAGAATGCCGGGTACATCACTG GCATGGGTGTGACATATCGCGAATCTGGGTCTCCTCTGGTCCAAGCGTCGGAACATGGCCTTTGGAAGGCAGGCAACAGGTGCCCAGATATGGTTCTGAAGAAGAGCAACGGGAACGAAACAATGCTGTATACTGAAACGACATACGGCAAGTATCTCATCTTGCGAATCGGAGACATTCACGGCGGCGACTTTGGTTTCAAAGATATTGCAACATCCTACGCCATTCACCCAGCAACTGGGTTACACATTGAAAACGACAAGTCAAACTCAAGTAGCGGGGCTGAGAACGGAGAAGCCGAGGCACACAAGGTTTACACGGCAGACTGGGCGTCGAAGGATGATCCTTTCGTTGTGGTAGTCAGACCAGATATGTACGTTGGCTTTGTGGGTGAGAGTCTAGACTCGGCAAAGCAATATCTCAGTGACCTGTATATTAGTTAG
- a CDS encoding pyoverdine/dityrosine biosynthesis protein (similar to Talaromyces marneffei ATCC 18224 XP_002147510.1) translates to MPIAVSPERDGASAVAKGTKSPRGLSMEDFPALIDSSALDLASRILGIIDRYRLQRSNNNPEKADEGALRFLAVIYSHVRSGQEIPMCLPAFPFKSPNKSSKVLGNLPDRAEELALAHLNGLCEAVRDIYPPGARLTIISDGLVYNDLLGVPDKDVWAYGETLRRLAKERGFEQIEFSRLRDLVSISLPEQLDEMTYVANASNFRRALLNTFGNPNWEWKEVSQSEDVCLTYRGYIKFLETDLADVYPLEDGRTKSKYKRGIEYIAKQMMCRGDAFASAVRQKYKDHVRLSIHPSTGAAKLSISLLPTSTMFTTPWHCTIGYKLDGTIVSGMRSEFDNDDSFELIYENGLPSYYREKSDLFSWDSANGPVTFEPIYPSGWMLKPTNGPGTLTISDIDAKKIRSLAEINSPVVMRGFFKTPKQDVFVEKAKQFGEPLPWKFGLVLEVKDQGSDTRGLNNVLSAEWMPFHYDGLFKTVTQLNNEGEEVRVSVPPHFQFFAGATSSPKDTGFTLFSSSTMLFKYLPKWLTLEDLAKKTWTVSTSSFDSTVLKGIPLIASHPTTGKPCLRYHEPWPQSKTKFEATLVSIDDHDEASSREICESIDATLHDRRVAYYHTWEKGDLVVSDNILMMHTRSDFISGSDRELWRIHFD, encoded by the exons ATGCCCATTGCTGTATCACCAGAGCGTGATGGCGCCTCTGCAGTGGCCAAGGGGACCAAGAGTCCTCGTGGGCTTAGCATGGAAGACTTTCCGGCGTTGATTGATAGCTCCGCTCTTGACCTCGCATCGAGAATCCTGGGAATTATCGACAGATACCGCTTGCAGAGGTCAAATAACAATCCAGAGAAAGCAGATGAGGGTGCTTTAAGATTCTTGGCCGTCATATACTCCCACGTCAGATCTGGCCAAGAGATCCCGATGTGTCTTCCTGCATTTCCATTCAAATCGCCAAATAAATCATCCAAAGTGCTTGGAAATCTGCCAGACAGGGCCGAAGAACTGGCCCTAGCTCACCTCAATGGTCTCTGCGAGGCTGTGAGGGACATATACCCCCCTGGAGCGCGGTTGACCATCATTTCAGATGGGCTAGTGTATAATG ACCTACTTGGAGTCCCCGACAAAGATGTCTGGGCATACGGCGAGACGCTCCGTCGCTTGGCCAAGGAGAGGGGCTTTGAGCAGATTGAATTCTCACGACTGCGAGACCTCGTGTCCATCTCTCTTCCAGAGCAGCTGGATGAAATGACTTATGTCGCCAACGCTTCAAATTTTCGGCGAGCCCTCCTCAACACTTTTGGAAACCCAAATTGGGAGTGGAAGGAAGTCAGCCAGAGTGAAGATGTGTGCCTTACATACAGAGGCTACATAAAGTTCTTGGAGACTGATCTTGCAGACGTTTACCCGCTTGAGGATGGTCGCACGAAATCCAAATATAAACGTGGAATCGAATATATTGCGAAGCAAATGATGTGCCGGGGAGAT GCGTTTGCAAGTGCAGTCCGACAAAAGTACAAAGACCATGTGCGCTTGTCGATTCATCCGTCCACAGGTGCCGCCAAGTTGTCGATAAGTCTGCTTCCCACTTCCACCATGTTCACGACACCATGGCACTGTACCATTGGCTATAAGCTTGACGGTACAATTGTCTCTGGTATGCGATCCGAATTCGATAATGATGACTCATTCGAGCTCATTTATGAGAACGGACTGCCAAGTTACTATCGCGAAAAATCCGATCTCTTCTCTTGGGATTCCGCAAACGGGCCGGTGACTTTCGAGCCGATATACCCAAGtggttggatgttgaagccCACAAACGGGCCAGGGACCCTGACTATCAGTGATATTGACGCAAAGAAGATTCGATCATTGGCAGAAATCAATTCTCCGGTTGTCATGCGTGGCTTTTTCAAGACACCTAAGCAAGACGTTTTCGTAGAGAAAGCCAAGCAGTTCGGCGAACCTCTACCATGGAAATttggtcttgttctcgaGGTTAAAGACCAGGGGTCGGATACTCGCGGCTTGAATAACGTCCTTTCAGCTGAATGGATGCCATTTCATTATGACGGGCTGTTTAAAACGGTCACACAGCTCAATAATGAGGGCGAAGAAGTACGCGTTTCCGTCCCTCCACA CTTCCAATTTTTCGCCGGTGctacttcttctccaaaagaCACTGGTTTCACGTTGTTCTCGTCGTCAACCATGCTGTTCAAGTACCTTCCGAAATGGTTGACTTTAGAGGACCTTGCCAAGAAAACGTGGACGGTGTCAACCTCTTCTTTCGATTCAACTGTGCTGAAGGGAATTCCATTGATCGCCTCCCACCCCACCACCGGCAAACCATGCCTTCGATATCACGAGCCGTGGCCGCAGTCCAAAACAAAGTTCGAGGCCACTCTAGTCAGCATTGATGACCATGATGAAGCCAGCAGTCGAGAAATTTGCGAATCCATTGACGCCACTCTTCACGATAGGCGGGTTGCATACTACCACACTTGGGAGAAGGGAGACCTCGTTGTCAGCGACAACATCTTGATGATGCACACGCGAAGTGACTTTATCTCTGGAAGCGATCGGGAGCTCTGGAGAATTCATTTTGATTGA
- a CDS encoding artemis protein (similar to Verticillium alfalfae VaMs.102 XP_002999802.1), giving the protein MFLIEGQGKAILYTGDIRAEPWFVNSLARNPAVLEYTCGLKILDKLYLDTSFLEDIPFQTKSEGIAELLAKVQKYPKDTTFHLQAWTFGYEDVWIALSKALSSRIHVDDYKLRIFNSLKSRSSDQQFAQEYHLASGAAMLTGHMCGNTQHLGCLTSDTNVRIHSCEKANMCSVAKHPSVVSIRPVVCRLPGGEAIMEAGVGGGGTDFSREAELHWITDDDIDVFLHSLPEWDEVNDSVKDKIKTLLTGMSSSGRDLSLNMDIEDFGDDLSADMGFVIQSLAERLRNKSGNLKPPANTRPDGLPKVILFPFARHSPYRELCHLAEAFKPKDIWPCTVDRYWMENMVTIESLFGKYCSERLFEHDKQMAPFMAQQLDMRSREVKTPDRDTQQSKGLDTSQDLTPKVKRTRDGSDRNLSQQTNVLAEEPSTQNIPESNAPAEDCHAVSTTRPEPEPTTPQARHPSADTRPQAHSDDKPTTPPRKRQREEAAETECRLDACGSDSQMTDLSVGSSSASFSVLRQDAYDAMLSNSNGDEPWVPISLLSADGHHHDTEVEL; this is encoded by the exons ATGTTCT TGATTGaagggcaaggcaaggctaTCCTCTATACTGGTGACATTCGAGCAGAGCCTTGGTTTGTCAACTCACTTGCTCGAAATCCGGCCGTACTCGAATACACGTGCGGGCTAAAAATCCTGGACAAGTTGTACCTTGATACTTCATTCCTCGAAGATATCCCATTCCAAACAAAATCAGAAGGAATAGCTGAACTACTAGCCAAGGTCCAGAAGTACCCAAAAGATACAACCTTCCACCTGCAAGCATGGACCTTTGGTTACGAAGACGTTTGGATCGCTCTATCCAAAGCATTATCTTCTCGT ATTCATGTCGACGACTATAAGCTGCGAATATTCAATTCTCTAAAGAGTCGGTCTTCAGATCAACAGTTTGCACAGGAATACCATCTTGCATCGGGTGCGGCAATGTTAACAGGACATATGTGTGGAAACACTCAACACCTGGGTTGTCTCACCTCCGATACAAATGTCCGCATCCATAGCTGTGAGAAGGCAAACATGTGTTCCGTTGCCAAACACCCTTCAGTTGTGTCAATCCGACCCGTGGTGTGTCGCCTTCCTGGTggtgaagccatcatggaggCGGGCGTAGGAGGCGGTGGAACGGACTTTTCTCGAGAAGCTGAGCTGCACTGGATTACAGATGACGACATTGACGTCTTCTTGCACTC ACTACCAGAGTGGGACGAAGTCAACGATTCAGTAAaggacaagatcaagacTCTTTTGACGGGAATGTCATCCAGCGGTCGAGATTTGTCATTGAATATGGATATTGAAGACTTTGGTGACGATCTCTCCGCCGACATGGGCTTTGTAATACAGTCTCTAGCCGAAAGATTGCGCAACAAGTCTGGCAATCTAAAACCGCCAGCCAATACGCGACCCGACGGCCTGCCAAAGGTAATTCTGTTCCCCTTTGCAAGGCACTCCCCCTACAGAGAGCTATGCCATTTGGCCGAAGCCTTCAAACCAAAAGACATCTGGCCATGTACTGTGGATCGGTACTGGATGGAAAACA TGGTGACTATTGAGAGTCTCTTCGGCAAGTACTGCTCGGAAAGGCTATTCGAACACGACAAGCAAATGGCTCCATTTATGGCGCAGCAACTCGACATGCGATCTCGTGAAGTGAAAACGCCAGATAGGGACACTCAACAGAGCAAAGGTCTCGACACGAGCCAAGACCTCACGCCTAAAGTCAAACGCACCAGAGACGGCTCGGATAGAAACTTATCACAGCAGACGAATGTCTTGGCAGAAGAGCCATCTACACAAAATATTCCCGAGTCAAATGCGCCTGCCGAGGACTGTCATGCAGTATCAACGACACGGCCCGAACCTGAGCCAACTACGCCTCAAGCCCGTCATCCATCCGCGGACACCCGGCCTCAAGCCCACAGCGACGACAAGCCTACTACACCGCCACGAAAGCGCCAGCGTGAGGAAGCCGCTGAAACCGAGTGCAGACTCGATGCGTGCGGATCAGACTCACAAATGACGGACTTGTCCGTCGGTTCATCATCCGCGAGCTTTTCCGTTCTAAGACAAGATGCTTACGACGCAATGTTGAGCAATTCAAACGGCGATGAGCCGTGGGTACCAATCTCTCTGCTCTCCGCGGatggccatcaccatgatACAGAAGTAGAGCTATAA